The Betta splendens chromosome 4, fBetSpl5.4, whole genome shotgun sequence genome contains a region encoding:
- the ttc14 gene encoding tetratricopeptide repeat protein 14 isoform X1, with protein sequence MDRDLLRQCLTYHGELLFNKLKCEQTENPDFQAVVSDLCLATYESRGEGQGNPLVEQFIARKADILFCPSWKTATGQEEEHEEEEAVEPYAVMPPLELFMEVSYEERRSILYRDLEKGDIVVGRINNIREYGFFLTLLCMAGGLKRDIEDLELSALCHIREIPSTGSHDDPLSYYQIGDFIRAGVKDIDRYQEKITVSLHQASLSSGLEHIKLGVITREELPIHYGRSVRAGIDSSETYELILSSCHGYHNPSVVDYLLDKVGVSDTHPPSMMRGLQSNLFQEEDFASAIRKKQSASWALKCVRAGVDHFKHGRHVEAMNEYNKALEIDTNNVEALVARGALYANKGSFLKAITDFELALENCPDHRNAKKYLCQTLVERGQQLEGQEKLVTAEGLYRRALSLDGSNPEAKEALHKITDTIQKSIRLREEALAKEQEQVKTKSKQTTSAEKLRKILKEEKRMKKKRKRSNSSSSSLSTSSGSSSSSPSSSSHRRSKKKKKKKKSKRHHRISSRESRKSEGGKGEKDRKEVDEDSEERYPTPPNTSATFLNQKGGLRFGERGEQVLLGKNAEEKRICQLYSLSAASEDEESNSSHRDRKRRGSKDSRTKRNKNSLDRSPEREERRSKSRERRGDGESKRRSSLDENRQRRVSCSSAESEYSRKSSVLSEYSAHSGSASRLRRDSWKRNSFDGGRYESREMEPEVVQRKDGSRERVSGRSDSGDCKRSEKAGTHQEQPSSLTSASEPKSAKHVPANLLDIFNQIAQFEKEKGVGLKK encoded by the exons ATGGACAGAGACTTGTTGAGGCAGTGTTTGACTTATCACGGAGAGTTGTTATTCAACAAACTGAAATGTGAACAAACGGAAAACCCAGACTTCCAAGCCGTGGTGTCCGACCTGTGCCTGGCCACGTATGAAAG CAGAGGTGAAGGCCAGGGAAACCCGCTGGTGGAGCAGTTCATCGCTCGGAAGGCTGATATCCTGTTCTGTCCGTCATGGAAGACTGCAACTGGTCAGGAAGAAgagcacgaggaggaggaagccgtAG AGCCCTATGCAGTAATGCCACCTTTGGAGTTATTTATGGAGGTATCCTATGAGGAGAGAAGGTCCATATTGTACAGGGATTTGGAAAAAGGCGACATTGTGGTTGGAAGAATCAACAACATTAGAGAATATGGCTTCTTTCTCACTCTGCTATGCATGGCAGGAGGACTGAAGCGAGACATAGAGGACCTGGAATTATCG GCTTTATGTCACATCAGAGAAATTCCCTCCACCGGCAGTCATGATGACCCTCTGTCCTACTATCAGATTGGTGACTTCATCAGAG CTGGAGTGAAAGACATTGATCGCTACCAGGAGAAAATCACTGTGTCCCTGCACCAGGCCTCTCTTTCTTCAGGCTTGGAGCACATCAAGTTGGGAGTCATTACCAGGGAGGAGCTGCCCATACACTACGG TCGCAGTGTCCGTGCTGGCATTGATTCAAGCGAGACCTATGAATTGATACTGAGTAGTTGCCATGGTTATCACAACCCTTCAGTAGTGGACTACTTGCTGGATAAAGTGGGAGTCAGCGACACCCACCCACCATCAATGATGAGAGGATTACAGAG TAATCTTTTTCAAGAGGAGGATTTTGCTTCGGCTATCAGGAAGAAGCAGTCTGCATCTTGGGCCTTAAAGTG TGTTCGTGCAGGTGTGGACCATTTCAAACATGGTCGCCATGTGGAAGCCATGAATGAATATAACAAAGCCTTGGAGATCGACACTAATAATGTAGAAGCTCTCGTAGCACGTGGAGCTCT GTATGCTAACAAAGGAAGTTTCCTCAAGGCAATTACAGACTTTGAACTGGCTCTAGAAAACTGTCCAGACCATCGCAATGCCAAGAAGTACCTTTGCCAGACACTGGTGGAGCGAGGACAACA GCTTGAAGGACAGGAGAAACTAGTCACAGCGGAGGGACTTTACCGGAGAGCTCTCTCTCTGGATGGCTCGAACCCTGAGGCAAAAGAGGCCCTGCACAAGATCACAGACACGATACAG AAATCGATTCGCCTGCGAGAAGAAGCTCTGGCcaaagagcaggagcaggtgaaaACAAAGAGCAAGCAGACAACCAGCGCTGAGAAATTGCGTAAGATCttaaaagaggagaagag GATGAAAAAGAAGCGAAAGAGATCCAACTCTTCCTCATCGTCATTGTCTACTTCTTCTGGAAGCTCTTCTTCCTCACCATCTTCCTCTTCTCACAGACGgtcaaaaaagaagaagaagaaaaagaaatcaaaacgCCATCACAGGATCTCCTCCAGGGAGAGCAGAAAGAGTGAGGGGGGTAAAGGTGAGAAAGACAGGAAAGAAGTAGATGAGGATTCAGAGGAGCGATATCCCACACCTCCCAACACCTCAGCCACATTTCTCAATCAGAAAGGAGGCCTGAGGTTTGGAGAGAGGGGTGAGCAGGTGTTATTAGGGAAGAATGCAGAAGAGAAAAGGATTTGTCAGCTGTATTCTTTATCAGCGGCCTCTGAGGATGAAGAATCCAACTCCTCAcatagagacagaaagagaaggggCAGCAAAGACAGCAGGaccaagagaaacaaaaacagtctgGATAGAAGTccagaaagagaggagagaaggagcaaGAGCAGGGAAAGAAGGGGAGACGGCGAATCTAAGAGAAGAAGCAGCTTAGATGAGAATAGACAGCGACGGGTATCCTGCTCCTCAGCCGAGTCCGAGTATTCACGCAAATCAAGTGTCCTATCAGAATATTCAGCACattctggttctgcttcaaGGCTGAGACGTGATTCCTGGAAGAGGAACTCATTCGACGGTGGTAGGTATGAAAGCAGAGAAATGGAACCGGAAGTGGTTCAAAGGAAGGATGGAAgtagagagagagtgagtgggaGGTCAGATAGTGGAGACTGTAAAAGATCAGAAAAAGCTGGAACGCATCAAGAACAACCGAGTTCTTTGACCTCAGCGTCTGAGCCAAAGTCTGCAAAACACGTCCCAGCGAACCTGCTGGACATTTTCAATCAAATTGCTCAATttgaaaaagagaaaggagtCGGACTGAAGAAGTGA
- the ttc14 gene encoding tetratricopeptide repeat protein 14 isoform X2 yields the protein MDRDLLRQCLTYHGELLFNKLKCEQTENPDFQAVVSDLCLATYERGEGQGNPLVEQFIARKADILFCPSWKTATGQEEEHEEEEAVEPYAVMPPLELFMEVSYEERRSILYRDLEKGDIVVGRINNIREYGFFLTLLCMAGGLKRDIEDLELSALCHIREIPSTGSHDDPLSYYQIGDFIRAGVKDIDRYQEKITVSLHQASLSSGLEHIKLGVITREELPIHYGRSVRAGIDSSETYELILSSCHGYHNPSVVDYLLDKVGVSDTHPPSMMRGLQSNLFQEEDFASAIRKKQSASWALKCVRAGVDHFKHGRHVEAMNEYNKALEIDTNNVEALVARGALYANKGSFLKAITDFELALENCPDHRNAKKYLCQTLVERGQQLEGQEKLVTAEGLYRRALSLDGSNPEAKEALHKITDTIQKSIRLREEALAKEQEQVKTKSKQTTSAEKLRKILKEEKRMKKKRKRSNSSSSSLSTSSGSSSSSPSSSSHRRSKKKKKKKKSKRHHRISSRESRKSEGGKGEKDRKEVDEDSEERYPTPPNTSATFLNQKGGLRFGERGEQVLLGKNAEEKRICQLYSLSAASEDEESNSSHRDRKRRGSKDSRTKRNKNSLDRSPEREERRSKSRERRGDGESKRRSSLDENRQRRVSCSSAESEYSRKSSVLSEYSAHSGSASRLRRDSWKRNSFDGGRYESREMEPEVVQRKDGSRERVSGRSDSGDCKRSEKAGTHQEQPSSLTSASEPKSAKHVPANLLDIFNQIAQFEKEKGVGLKK from the exons ATGGACAGAGACTTGTTGAGGCAGTGTTTGACTTATCACGGAGAGTTGTTATTCAACAAACTGAAATGTGAACAAACGGAAAACCCAGACTTCCAAGCCGTGGTGTCCGACCTGTGCCTGGCCACGTATGAAAG AGGTGAAGGCCAGGGAAACCCGCTGGTGGAGCAGTTCATCGCTCGGAAGGCTGATATCCTGTTCTGTCCGTCATGGAAGACTGCAACTGGTCAGGAAGAAgagcacgaggaggaggaagccgtAG AGCCCTATGCAGTAATGCCACCTTTGGAGTTATTTATGGAGGTATCCTATGAGGAGAGAAGGTCCATATTGTACAGGGATTTGGAAAAAGGCGACATTGTGGTTGGAAGAATCAACAACATTAGAGAATATGGCTTCTTTCTCACTCTGCTATGCATGGCAGGAGGACTGAAGCGAGACATAGAGGACCTGGAATTATCG GCTTTATGTCACATCAGAGAAATTCCCTCCACCGGCAGTCATGATGACCCTCTGTCCTACTATCAGATTGGTGACTTCATCAGAG CTGGAGTGAAAGACATTGATCGCTACCAGGAGAAAATCACTGTGTCCCTGCACCAGGCCTCTCTTTCTTCAGGCTTGGAGCACATCAAGTTGGGAGTCATTACCAGGGAGGAGCTGCCCATACACTACGG TCGCAGTGTCCGTGCTGGCATTGATTCAAGCGAGACCTATGAATTGATACTGAGTAGTTGCCATGGTTATCACAACCCTTCAGTAGTGGACTACTTGCTGGATAAAGTGGGAGTCAGCGACACCCACCCACCATCAATGATGAGAGGATTACAGAG TAATCTTTTTCAAGAGGAGGATTTTGCTTCGGCTATCAGGAAGAAGCAGTCTGCATCTTGGGCCTTAAAGTG TGTTCGTGCAGGTGTGGACCATTTCAAACATGGTCGCCATGTGGAAGCCATGAATGAATATAACAAAGCCTTGGAGATCGACACTAATAATGTAGAAGCTCTCGTAGCACGTGGAGCTCT GTATGCTAACAAAGGAAGTTTCCTCAAGGCAATTACAGACTTTGAACTGGCTCTAGAAAACTGTCCAGACCATCGCAATGCCAAGAAGTACCTTTGCCAGACACTGGTGGAGCGAGGACAACA GCTTGAAGGACAGGAGAAACTAGTCACAGCGGAGGGACTTTACCGGAGAGCTCTCTCTCTGGATGGCTCGAACCCTGAGGCAAAAGAGGCCCTGCACAAGATCACAGACACGATACAG AAATCGATTCGCCTGCGAGAAGAAGCTCTGGCcaaagagcaggagcaggtgaaaACAAAGAGCAAGCAGACAACCAGCGCTGAGAAATTGCGTAAGATCttaaaagaggagaagag GATGAAAAAGAAGCGAAAGAGATCCAACTCTTCCTCATCGTCATTGTCTACTTCTTCTGGAAGCTCTTCTTCCTCACCATCTTCCTCTTCTCACAGACGgtcaaaaaagaagaagaagaaaaagaaatcaaaacgCCATCACAGGATCTCCTCCAGGGAGAGCAGAAAGAGTGAGGGGGGTAAAGGTGAGAAAGACAGGAAAGAAGTAGATGAGGATTCAGAGGAGCGATATCCCACACCTCCCAACACCTCAGCCACATTTCTCAATCAGAAAGGAGGCCTGAGGTTTGGAGAGAGGGGTGAGCAGGTGTTATTAGGGAAGAATGCAGAAGAGAAAAGGATTTGTCAGCTGTATTCTTTATCAGCGGCCTCTGAGGATGAAGAATCCAACTCCTCAcatagagacagaaagagaaggggCAGCAAAGACAGCAGGaccaagagaaacaaaaacagtctgGATAGAAGTccagaaagagaggagagaaggagcaaGAGCAGGGAAAGAAGGGGAGACGGCGAATCTAAGAGAAGAAGCAGCTTAGATGAGAATAGACAGCGACGGGTATCCTGCTCCTCAGCCGAGTCCGAGTATTCACGCAAATCAAGTGTCCTATCAGAATATTCAGCACattctggttctgcttcaaGGCTGAGACGTGATTCCTGGAAGAGGAACTCATTCGACGGTGGTAGGTATGAAAGCAGAGAAATGGAACCGGAAGTGGTTCAAAGGAAGGATGGAAgtagagagagagtgagtgggaGGTCAGATAGTGGAGACTGTAAAAGATCAGAAAAAGCTGGAACGCATCAAGAACAACCGAGTTCTTTGACCTCAGCGTCTGAGCCAAAGTCTGCAAAACACGTCCCAGCGAACCTGCTGGACATTTTCAATCAAATTGCTCAATttgaaaaagagaaaggagtCGGACTGAAGAAGTGA
- the LOC114854799 gene encoding mucin-2-like yields the protein MEKKIFYWTLLLGLFHASCGGIIIVVDTTPDTTTTAPPTTPNSTTPASTGDAPFVTTPLTTTTTTASPTTPDTTIPASTGDAPFVTTPLTTTTTTASPTTPDTTTPASTSDAVFVTTPLTTTTTTASPTTPDTTTPASTSDAVFVTTPLTTTTITASPTTPDTTTPASTSDAPFVTTPLTTTTTTASPTTPDTTTPASTSDAPFVTTPLTTTTTTPPTTTPGTTTTTPLTTPDTNTPPSTSDAPFVTTPLTTTTTTASTTTPETTTTTPTTTPETTTTTPTTTSGRTTTTPPTTPDTTTTTPTTTPETTTTTPTTTPETTTTTPTTTSGRTTTTPPTTPETTTTTPTTTPETTTTTPTTTPETTTTTPTTTPETTTTTPTTTPETTTTTPTTTPETTTTTPTTTPKTTTTTPTTTPETTTTTSTTTPETTTTTPTTTPETTTTTPTTTPETTTTTPTTTPETTTTAPPTTPETTTTTSTSTPETTTTTPPTTPGRNTTTPPTIPQTTTTASTPVTTTTTSSGPTNTTTRELQSLAHLELKLKSIGEISKVTIIDSINQFVQTHVLSGTLFNLNVTIV from the exons atggaaaaaaaaatcttttattgGACATTACTGCTTGGATTATTTCATGCATCCTGTGGAGGAA TTATCATTGTGGTGGATACCACACCTGatacaactaccactgctccacccaccacacctaATTCAACTACCCCAGCTTCAACCGGTGATGCACCAtttgtcacaactccattgacaacaacaactaccactgcttcACCCACCACACCTGATACAACTATCCCAGCTTCAACCGGTGATGCACCAtttgtcacaactccattgacaacaacaactaccactgcttcACCCACCACACCCGATACAACTACCCCAGCTTCAACCAGTGATGCAGTGtttgtcacaactccattgacaacaacaactaccactgcttcACCCACCACACCCGATACAACTACCCCAGCTTCAACCAGTGATGCAGTGtttgtcacaactccattgacaacaacaactatCACTGCTTCACCCACCACACCTGATACAACTACCCCAGCTTCAACCAGTGATGCACCAtttgtcacaactccattgacaacaacaactaccactgcttcACCCACCACACCTGATACAACTACCCCAGCTTCAACCAGTGATGCACCAtttgtcacaactccattgacaacaacaactaccactcCTCCAACCACTACACCTGGaacaactaccactactccaCTAACCACACCTGATACAAATACCCCACCTTCAACCAGTGATGCACCAtttgtcacaactccattgacaacaacaactaccactgcttcaaccaccacacctgaaacaactaccactactccaaccaccacacctgaaacaactaccactactccaacAACCACATCTGGAAGAACTACCACtactccacccaccacacctgatacaactaccactactccaaccaccacacctgaaacaactaccactactccaaccaccacacctgaaacaactaccactactccaacAACCACATCTGGAAGAACTACCACtactccacccaccacacctgaaacaactaccactactccaacAACCACACCTGAGacaactaccactactccaaccaccacacctgaaacaactaccactactccaaccaccacacctgaaacaactaccactactccaaccaccacacctgaaacaactaccactaccCCAACAACCACACCTGAGacaactaccactactccaaccaccacacctaaaacaactaccactactccaacaaccacacctgaaacaactaccactacttCAActaccacacctgaaacaactaccactactccaacAACCACACCTGAGacaactaccactactccaaccaccacacctgaaacaactaccactactccaacaaccacacctgaaacaactaccactgccccacccaccacacctgaaacaactaccactacttCAACttccacacctgaaacaactactactactccacccaccacacctggAAGAAATACCACTACTCCACCCACCATACCtcaaacaactaccactgcttcAACTCCAgtgacaacaacaaccacatctTCAGGCCCCACTAACACAACAACCCGAG AACTACAATCACTGGCACACCTGGAGCTAAAGCTAAAGTCTATTGGAGAGATCAGCAAAGTGACGATCATTGACTCCATTAATCAG TTTGTGCAGACTCACGTTCTGAGTGGAACACTCTTCAATCTGAATGTGACGATTGTTTGA